gaggtggtaccagttaaggggggaaacatccgggaaaatatccccggtgtttcgtgttttcgggcagaggagccggaggggaaaagttgcgggttctataggttaggggtgtgtggcggacgaacggactgcgtatccggattcgtcccgtcgttctgagcaactttcatgttgaaaatattttaatccgagttacggattaaaagatatgattttctaaagattttattaacttttggaatttaattaattatttaattaattcgaaaaatggatttatgacgtcagcatgatgtcatgctgacgtcagcagtcaacagagttgacttggtcaacctgacatgtgggtccagtgggacccacctgtcattctctgtttaggttaattacagattagttaatttaattagtgattagttaacttaattaattacttaattaattaattaattaataattaatttattaaatcatttttatttttattaattttattttattttttaattccttttttttaaggGGGGGTGAGGCCCGTTTGTCTGTGGCACAGAGGCCTAGCAGGCGGGGCGCTAGCGGGTGGAGTCGGCGCGGGCGTCGGGCGCCAGCCCGAATGGGCGCACGGGCGTTATCGGGTGCGGGCGCCGCGCACCCGCACGGAGGCGACGGAGGGCGCCAGCGGGGTCGTGCCCACGATGCGTCCAGGGGAGGGCGCCAGCGGGGTCGTGCCCACGATGCGTCCAGGGGAGGGCGTGTGGGCGTGCGGGGAGGGGAACCACGGCAGCGGCTCACCGGAGTTGCGTTCCGGTGACCACTTGGTCACCCACGAGCATCAGAAGGACGAGCGCGTTGGCGCACATCGAGTTGGGCTAGTGGTTGGTGCTGGAGGTGGCCGAAAACAAGGCCGGCGACgaggttcggcggcggcgggcgtgcaGCAGCAAGGGGGAGCGGGGACCGTCCATGGCCGGGCTTGGTCAGAGGGGCGTGGGTGCGAGCGCGCGCTGTCGGCCACGGTCGGGCGCGGCCAAGCGCGGTCCAGGGCGTGCGGGAGCTCGACGGTGGTCCCGTGCGGAGGCAGGTGGCCGCGGGCGGCTCCGGGGTGGGGTCGGGCGCATCCACGATGCGGCGAGCGCAACGGTCGATGGCAGCGGGCGGGNNNNNNNNNNNNNNNNNNNNNNNNNNNNNNNNNNNNNNNNNNNNNNNNNNNNNNNNNNNNNNNNNNNNNNNNNNNNNNNNNNNNNNNNNNNNNNNNNNNNNNNNNNNNNNNNNNNNNNNNNNNNNNNNNNNNNNNNNNNNNNNNNNNNNNNNNNNNNNNNNNNNNNNNNNNNNNNNNNNNNNNNNNNNNNNNNNNNNNNNNNNNNNNNNNNNNNNNNNNNNNNNNNNNNNNNNNNNNNNNNNNNNNNNNNNNNNNNNNNNNNNNNNNNNNNNNNNNNNNNNNNNNNNNNNNNNNNNNNNNNNNNNNNNNNNNNNNNNNNNNNNNNNNNNNNNNNNNNNNNNNNNNNNNNNNNNNNNNNNNNNNNNNNNNNNNNNNNNNNNNNNNNNNNNNNNNNNNNNNNNNNNNNNNNNNNNNNNNNNNNNNNNNNNNNNNNNNNNNNNNNNNNNNNNNNNNNNNNNNNNNNNNNNNNNNNNNNNNNNNNNNNNNNNNNNNNNNNNNNNNNNNNNNNNNNNNNNNNNNNNNNNNNNNNNNNNNNNNNNNNNNNNNNNNNNNNNNNNNNNNNNNNNNNNNNNNNNNNNNNNNNNNNNNNNNNNNNNNNNNNNNNNNNNNNNNNNNNNNNNNNNNNNNNNNNNNNNNNNNNNNNNNNNNNNNNNNNNNNNNNNNNNNNNNNNNNNNNNNNNNNNNNNNNNNNNNNNNNNNNNNNNNNNNNNNGGTTGGGCCGGCCCGTTCGGGCagcggaggccagctgggccacttggcccagcggggggggggtctgttatttttgttttgttttggttttgtttctttttatttattttcctttttgttttactcaatttaaaatatttatgcattttctaaaaatgtgtttacttcaccataattatctatgcaatatttgacacggtccgaacatttttgttttaaagtttgaaaactttgtttgtttgccaaaaattcaagtttgaattcgaatcgttttcgaactaatgcgagattagccacagtaatcaaggtgacgtggcatcattagcgaatgattactgtagcgtaactatccgggcgtcacacctgcCATGATTTTGTAAAAGAAAGAGGGAAGCACAAGCTGCAAGAAAGCACTATACCATTTCAAAGCATTGCAAACAATTATATACTTCATATCCCTAAATTATAAGGCCAAATTAGACGGGCACATCAATGCTTGCCATCAATAACCTAGTCTCTACCAAGTTGCACTCGATACTTAGCAAAGAAATTATCCACATAATCATTTAGCTTTGCTCGTTTAAGGATAAAAACAAAAGATGCTAAGTCTTCACCTACCTCTATGACAACATGTTTATGATTTTTGCACATTCTAATACAGTGTTCTAAATAACCTGCTCCATACAATAGCAAGTAGTATCATGATGTGAGTAACATATAAGCATATACTCTAATCAATCATGTGGCGTAAAAACATGCATGATAAACACATGGAAGGATAAGGTGTGGAGTAATTGCCTGTCTAGAAGCAAATGGATTATGAACTGCAGAAGTGAAGAAAATGCCAATACATAGCACCAAGATCTGCCCAAATCAATTGACCACACCCAACATGAACATCTCCTGTATGCACAATTTTTTAGTTGAGAGAATGTCATGACAATGTAATTGCATGGCTGGAAGGAGGAATAATATATGAACTAGAAAGAAATAAAGAGAAACCTAGCCAAGTATCATGGCAAAGGGTGTTGTAGTGCCGAAGTGAAGAGGCGAGTGAAGAGTGGTATGGGAGGAAGAATATATACATGCACTTACCCCAAAGCAGCAGAAAGGATGGGCACATCCACCGCCATGATTTTGTGCATAACAACTGAAAAATGATTGTATCCTTCAATCTCAACGAGTTAGTTTCGCTAAGAGAACAACCATGGTGTGGATTTGCATCCCCTATCGACTggttcccctcctctctctctctccctctccccccttctctctctctctctctctctctctctctctccctccctcccaaaCCGATCGACCCATTCCCTCGTCTCCCGTAGAGGCGTTCGTGTCGGCCTCCCGTGTGTAGACGGATCACCTTCCCCTTTCTCCAGGCAGCGACATGCCCCCTTGTTGTTTCTCTCGAAGCGAACGGCCCTGTTATTTTCTGCTAGCAACCAACATCCTTTTTCGTGTACCTCGTAGGAAAGAGCAGTAGGATAATTGGGCTGAGAGAATAGGCCCGCGTAACCAGAGGGCTCACCTCTGGAGTAGCCCTTAGAACATTTAGCCCAGAAAAAGACGTGCGGTAGTGAACGCACAGAGAGCAGCGTTAACAGCTGAGATCTGCTAAATCACGCAGATGGATGGCCAGAAATGCTCGGTTAAGTTTTAATGTCCTATAAAATAGATATATTGTTTCCCATACGTGCAACTAGGGTTCTCGAGCTAGGGTTGTAACCAAATTCCCCAACTGAGCGAGGGCGCTCCATCATCGGGATCTGACAGAGTGGCCATGGACTACACCAACGCCATCCATATCATCCCGGACGCCGCCGGTCCCGAAAGCTGGGCCAACTCTGCGGCGCCTCCTGGCGGGGACTCCGGGATTTGGGCCACCGAGGACGACTACAGCCAGTGGAACGGCGACCAGGGGAGCGGGGGTTGCTATGGCGGTGACAGGAACTCGTCGCAGCCGCATTCAAGGGCCGGCGGCGAGCAGCCGCCGCCGGGCAAGAAGCCCAGGGGCAGTGGGCCGTCGGGCGGCGGCGACGCCGGGAGCACGAGCAAGTCGCGCGCGATTGGGAAGATGTTCTTCAAGACGAAGCTCTGCTGCAAGTTCCGGGCAGGGACGTGCCCGTATGTGACAAACTGCAACTTCGCTCATGGGATGGAGGAGCTGCGCAAGCCGCCCCCCAACTGGCAGGAGATCGTGGCAGCACACGAGGAGGCGACGGAACAGAGAGAGGAGCACCAGATCCCGATCATGACGTCGTCCAACGTGGTGCCTGGTGACAGCGTGTCTGGCAGGGCGTACAAGGGGCGGCACTGCAAGAAGTTCTACACCGAGGAGGGATGCCCCTATGGCGACGCATGCACTTTCTTGCATGATGAGCAGTCCAAGGCGCGTGAGAGCGTCGCGATTAGCCTATCGCCGTCGGTTGGCGGGGGCAGCTacaactctgctgctgctgctgccgcctctCCAAATGGACCGACAATTCTGAAGCCGTCGAATTGGAAGACGAGGATTTGTAACAAGTGGGAGA
This portion of the Triticum dicoccoides isolate Atlit2015 ecotype Zavitan chromosome 7A, WEW_v2.0, whole genome shotgun sequence genome encodes:
- the LOC119329682 gene encoding zinc finger CCCH domain-containing protein 56-like; the encoded protein is MDYTNAIHIIPDAAGPESWANSAAPPGGDSGIWATEDDYSQWNGDQGSGGCYGGDRNSSQPHSRAGGEQPPPGKKPRGSGPSGGGDAGSTSKSRAIGKMFFKTKLCCKFRAGTCPYVTNCNFAHGMEELRKPPPNWQEIVAAHEEATEQREEHQIPIMTSSNVVPGDSVSGRAYKGRHCKKFYTEEGCPYGDACTFLHDEQSKARESVAISLSPSVGGGSYNSAAAAAASPNGPTILKPSNWKTRICNKWEMTGYCPFGSKCHFAHGAAELHKYGGGLVDIDGRDIASTPDSKQAAASSKLPVETPAASTAVPPHADVYHLGSQTQRSALASQRSGQLQRPIQKWKGPDKISRIYGDWIDETD